The Castor canadensis chromosome 13, mCasCan1.hap1v2, whole genome shotgun sequence genome has a window encoding:
- the Nfil3 gene encoding nuclear factor interleukin-3-regulated protein, which produces MQLRKMQNIKKEQTSLDTSSNVDKVLVLHSALTEVSEDLTAGEELLLNEGGVGKSKSSACRRKREFIPDEKKDAMYWEKRRKNNEAAKRSREKRRLNDLVLENKLIALGEENATLKAELLSLKLKFGLISSAAYAQEVQKLSHSAAVYFQEYQTSRGGALDEPEPALASAAGCISVIKHPPSPQSSPSGASEASAELARGSPDAKFQAIKQEPVDERGAYPTSIYQNYQSYVGTSFSTFAHSPPLLQASRSSSNSPRTSETDEGVVGKASDGEDEQQVPKGPIHSPVELKHTHAAVVKVPEVNSSALPHKLRIKAKAMQIKVEAFDSEFEATQKLPSPVDMTSKRHLELEKHSAPSGVHSSLTPFSVQVTNIQDWSLKSEHWHPKELNGKSQNSFKTGVVERKDNGYKVSDAENLYLKQGIANLSAEVVSLKRLIATQPISASDSA; this is translated from the coding sequence ATGCAgctgaggaaaatgcagaacattaAAAAGGAGCAGACATCCCTTGATACTTCGAGCAATGTGGACAAGGTGCTGGTCCTCCACTCGGCCTTAACAGAAGTGTCGGAGGACCTGACTGCAGGCGAAGAGCTCCTTTTGAACGAGGGCGGCGTGGGCAAAAGCAAGTCTTCGGCTTGTCGCAGGAAGCGGGAATTCATTCCCGATGAGAAGAAAGATGCTATGTATTGGGAAAAAAGGCGCAAGAACAACGAGGCTGCCAAAAGATCCCGGGAGAAGCGCCGGCTGAATGACCTGGTTCTGGAGAACAAGCTGATCGCCCTGGGAGAAGAAAACGCCACCCTGAAGGCCGAGCTGCTGTCGCTCAAGTTGAAGTTCGGGCTCATCAGCTCGGCAGCCTACGCGCAGGAGGTGCAGAAGCTCAGCCACTCGGCGGCGGTGTACTTCCAGGAGTACCAGACGTCCCGGGGCGGCGCGCTGGACGAGCCCGAGCCCGCGCTGGCCAGTGCGGCCGGCTGCATCTCGGTCATCAAGCACCCGCCCTCTCCGCAGAGCTCACCCTCCGGTGCCTCCGAGGCCTCGGCGGAACTGGCGCGGGGCAGCCCCGATGCCAAGTTCCAGGCCATCAAGCAGGAGCCGGTGGACGAGCGGGGTGCCTACCCCACCTCCATCTACCAGAACTACCAGAGCTACGTGGGGACCTCCTTCTCCACCTTCGCGCACTCCCCACCCCTCTTGCAGGCCAGCAGGTCCTCCAGCAACTCCCCGAGGACCTCCGAGACCGATGAGGGCGTGGTGGGCAAGGCCTCGGATGGGGAGGATGAGCAGCAGGTTCCCAAGGGGCCCATCCATTCTCCAGTGGAACTGAAACACACGCACGCCGCCGTGGTGAAGGTGCCCGAAGTGAATTCTTCCGCCTTGCCACACAAGCTTCGGATCAAAGCCAAAGCCATGCAGATCAAAGTGGAAGCCTttgatagtgagtttgaggccacgcAAAAACTCCCCTCGCCCGTGGACATGACGTCTAAAAGACATTTGGAACTGGAAAAGCACAGTGCCCCGAGTGGGGTGCActcctccctcacccctttcTCAGTGCAGGTGACGAACATTCAAGATTGGTCTCTCAAATCGGAACACTGGCATCCAAAAGAACTGAACGGCAAAAGTCAGAATAGCTTCAAAACTGGAGTTGTGGAAAGGAAGGACAATGGCTACAAAGTCTCCGACGCAGAGAATCTGTACTTGAAGCAGGGGATAGCAAACTTATCTGCAGAGGTCGTCTCGCTTAAGAGACTTATAGCGACACAGCCAATCTCTGCTTCAGACTCTGCCTAA